One genomic region from Leptospiraceae bacterium encodes:
- a CDS encoding CBS domain-containing protein, protein MPFIWIDSGVSSRYKPEPGKDRVHKVHKFNESTTNRDDVVKEHPEDKGQKDSFERRDTSSISRPKLNPYEDMEFKAEEAESVQAILARHVMSSPVIEVEPSLTVEKAVYLFRKNRIRHIPVINYEKKLIGIISERGILQNFLDYPEDISYVKNRLIEEVMISRVLTAKPESPLPDMARVMLEERIGSLPILNEERKVLGIVTRSDILKTILYKDHIDYKA, encoded by the coding sequence ATGCCGTTCATCTGGATAGATAGTGGGGTTTCGAGCCGTTATAAACCGGAACCGGGAAAAGATAGGGTTCATAAGGTACATAAATTTAATGAATCAACTACTAACCGTGATGATGTAGTAAAAGAACATCCCGAAGATAAGGGACAAAAAGATTCTTTTGAAAGACGGGATACAAGCAGTATTTCCAGACCCAAACTAAACCCCTACGAAGATATGGAGTTTAAAGCAGAAGAAGCAGAATCAGTCCAGGCAATTTTAGCAAGGCATGTCATGAGTTCTCCGGTTATAGAAGTTGAACCATCACTTACAGTAGAAAAAGCAGTTTATCTTTTTAGAAAGAATCGTATCCGTCACATCCCTGTTATTAATTATGAGAAGAAGTTAATCGGAATTATTTCCGAAAGAGGTATTCTGCAAAATTTCTTAGACTATCCGGAAGATATTTCTTATGTTAAAAATCGACTGATAGAAGAAGTCATGATAAGTCGCGTTCTAACTGCAAAACCCGAATCCCCTCTTCCTGATATGGCAAGAGTTATGCTGGAAGAAAGAATTGGTTCCCTACCTATTCTTAATGAAGAAAGAAAAGTTCTGGGCATTGTCACACGCAGTGATATATTAAAGACAATCCTTTATAAGGATCATATTGATTATAAAGCATGA